One Triticum dicoccoides isolate Atlit2015 ecotype Zavitan chromosome 4B, WEW_v2.0, whole genome shotgun sequence genomic window carries:
- the LOC119291976 gene encoding GDSL esterase/lipase At5g55050-like, translating to MGCNSSLAMVSILQLCLIIGAAAAGPSKMVRLVPAMYVFGDSTLDVGNNNYLPGPNVPRANTPLNGVDFPGGARATGRFSNGYHVADFIAMRLGLKESPPAYLSLAPRPTALLLSALATGVSYASAGAGILDSTNAGNNIPLSKQVRYMESTKAAMEARVGKAAARLLLSRSFFLFSVGSNDISVFAAAPGDVAALYAKLISGYSAAITDLYGMGARKLGIINVGLLGCVPVARALSATGACNDGLNQLSAGFNDKLRSLMAGLAARLPDLDYSLADNYNLSQVTFANPAASGYVSIDSACCGSGRMGAESDCLPNSTTCADHDRFVFWDRGHPSQRAGELSAAAYFDGAAGFTAPISFDQLAGPEDLAS from the exons ATGGGGTGCAATAGTAGTCTGGCCATGGTCTCCATCCTGCAGCTGTGCTTGATCATCGGTGCCGCCGCCGCTGGCCCGAGCAAGATGGTGAGGCTGGTGCCGGCGATGTACGTGTTCGGGGACTCCACGCTGGACGTGGGCAACAACAACTACCTGCCGGGGCCGAACGTGCCCAGGGCCAACACGCCCCTCAACGGCGTCGACTTCCCCGGCGGCGCCCGGGCGACGGGGCGGTTCAGCAACGGCTACCACGTTGCCGACTTCATCG CAATGAGACTGGGACTGAAGGAGAGCCCGCCGGCGTACCTGTCGCTCGCGCCACGCCCCACCgccctgctcctcagcgctctcgcCACAGGCGTGAGCTATGCTTCTGCCGGAGCAGGCATCCTGGACTCAACC aACGCGGGGAACAATATCCCACTGTCGAAGCAGGTGCGGTACATGGAGTCAACCAAGGCCGCCATGGAGGCCAGGGTGGGCAAAGCCGCGGCGCGCCTCCTGCTCTCGAGGTCCTTCTTCCTCTTCAGCGTCGGCAGCAACGACATCTCCGTGTTCGCGGCCGCGCCGGGCGACGTCGCCGCGCTCTACGCCAAACTCATCTCCGGCTACTCCGCGGCCATCACGGACCTGTACGGCATGGGCGCGAGGAAGCTCGGGATCATCAACGTGGGGCTTCTGGGCTGCGTGCCGGTGGCGCGGGCGCTCAGCGCGACTGGCGCGTGCAACGACGGGCTCAACCAGCTGTCGGCCGGCTTCAACGACAAGCTCAGGTCCCTCATGGCCGGCCTCGCCGCCCGGCTGCCGGACCTCGACTACTCCCTCGCCGACAACTACAACCTCTCGCAAGTCACCTTCGCCAACCCGGCGGCATCCG GGTACGTGAGCATAGACAGCGCGTGCTGCGGGAGCGGGAGGATGGGGGCGGAGAGCGACTGCCTGCCTAACTCGACGACGTGTGCCGACCACGACCGCTTCGTCTTCTGGGACCGCGGGCATCCCTCGCAGCGCGCCGGAGAGCTCAGCGCCGCCGCCTACTTCGACGGAGCGGCAGGGTTCACCGCGCCCATCAGCTTCGACCAGCTAGCTGGCCCAGAAgatttagctagctag